The Zestosphaera sp. genome has a window encoding:
- a CDS encoding UbiX family flavin prenyltransferase, which yields MSRFVVGITGSSGTIYGLRLVEVLSSLGHEVHVILSEEAKLVSADECLSEDKLVNLLRRIASSVYGEYDFTAPVASSSYLTDGTIVIPCTLKTLGEIANSIQSTLISRAALNSLRLRRPLIVVIRETPLSTLDLVNMLKISLSGGVVMPASPAFYGKPQSIQDLVDFIVGKVLDVLGLENNLYKRWEGLKSTQGTSLCARFYELIDS from the coding sequence TTGAGTAGATTTGTTGTTGGTATTACAGGGAGTAGCGGGACAATTTACGGGTTAAGACTCGTAGAAGTTTTAAGTTCTTTGGGTCATGAAGTTCACGTAATCTTAAGTGAGGAAGCCAAGTTAGTGTCTGCTGATGAGTGTCTCAGCGAAGACAAACTAGTTAATTTGTTAAGGAGAATCGCGTCGAGTGTGTACGGCGAGTACGATTTCACCGCGCCTGTAGCTTCATCATCTTACTTAACTGACGGAACTATAGTGATTCCCTGCACTCTCAAAACGCTTGGCGAGATAGCTAACTCGATACAGTCAACCCTAATTAGTAGGGCAGCTCTTAACTCACTTAGATTGAGACGCCCACTAATAGTAGTGATACGTGAAACCCCATTATCGACTCTGGATTTAGTCAATATGCTCAAAATATCATTAAGTGGTGGTGTGGTGATGCCTGCTTCACCAGCTTTTTACGGAAAGCCTCAATCTATTCAAGACTTAGTAGACTTCATAGTTGGTAAAGTTCTTGACGTATTAGGTTTAGAAAATAATCTCTATAAGAGGTGGGAAGGACTTAAATCTACTCAAGGAACAAGTCTTTGCGCCCGCTTCTACGAGCTAATAGATTCTTGA